A single region of the Phycisphaerae bacterium RAS1 genome encodes:
- the htpX gene encoding Protease HtpX, whose translation MYLVVIGILSIVLAFPRPVYRLLTDPSAVMAAVALVSLLPPLAGLLAARRTLRLIEKRVDDPGEGQFAFARGMMAAHALLLAGHGSLLLLTDWIRICLRTPVVGEWPVIGSLLALTPFLLSVLLLWVAAYPADRVVRQIAVEVYLLRSKPVRPVWSLGQYVVYNLRHQVLFVLAPMILILLARDIIAANESYLRKFSRQGYLSDLLLGAAAVVVALCAPVILRYVWVTSRLPDGPLRDKLLLLCAKLRLKCREILIWRSGGMVVNAAVMGVVPPLRYVLLTDAMLEQLDDTKIEAVFGHEAGHIKRHHILVFLLFALISGCATTVFSVRTHRVDPLTYQLAAAGLGLLLAFKWGVLFGWISRRFERQADIYGVRTLALAGVPCSQPCALHQSDTPVSAALKSERLCSTAAHIFGDTLNTVAVLNGIPPEAPSWRHSSIASRSRFVQALARDPALAARFERRLLWIKLAVFIVATGSSAWAAWELKLWELVGIRL comes from the coding sequence ATGTACCTGGTCGTCATCGGCATTCTGTCCATTGTGCTGGCGTTTCCACGTCCGGTCTATCGGCTGCTGACCGATCCGTCGGCCGTCATGGCGGCGGTTGCGCTGGTGTCGCTGCTGCCGCCGCTGGCGGGGTTGCTGGCGGCGCGACGAACGCTGCGGCTGATTGAGAAGCGCGTGGACGACCCCGGCGAAGGGCAGTTCGCGTTCGCCCGCGGGATGATGGCGGCTCATGCGCTGCTGCTGGCGGGCCACGGGTCGCTGCTGCTGCTGACCGACTGGATCCGCATCTGCCTGCGCACGCCCGTCGTCGGCGAATGGCCCGTGATCGGCAGCCTGCTGGCGCTGACGCCTTTCCTTTTGAGCGTGCTGCTGCTTTGGGTGGCGGCCTATCCGGCCGACCGCGTGGTGCGGCAGATCGCGGTGGAGGTCTACCTGCTGCGGTCCAAGCCGGTGCGGCCGGTCTGGTCACTCGGACAATACGTCGTCTACAACCTGCGGCACCAGGTGCTGTTCGTGCTGGCGCCGATGATTCTGATTCTGCTGGCGCGCGACATCATTGCGGCCAACGAGAGCTACCTGCGGAAATTCTCGCGGCAAGGCTACCTGTCCGACCTGCTGCTGGGGGCGGCCGCGGTCGTTGTGGCGCTGTGCGCGCCGGTGATCCTGCGCTACGTCTGGGTGACCAGCCGCCTGCCCGACGGACCGCTGCGCGACAAGCTGCTGCTGCTGTGCGCAAAACTGCGCCTGAAGTGCCGCGAGATTCTGATCTGGCGTTCGGGCGGAATGGTGGTGAACGCGGCCGTCATGGGCGTCGTGCCGCCGCTGCGATATGTGCTGCTGACCGACGCCATGCTGGAGCAGCTCGACGACACGAAGATCGAGGCGGTCTTCGGGCACGAGGCCGGCCACATCAAGCGGCACCATATTCTGGTTTTTCTGCTCTTCGCCCTGATCAGCGGCTGCGCCACCACCGTCTTTTCGGTTCGCACGCACCGGGTGGACCCGCTCACCTACCAGCTCGCCGCCGCCGGGCTGGGCCTTTTGCTGGCCTTCAAGTGGGGCGTGCTGTTCGGCTGGATTTCACGACGATTCGAGCGGCAGGCGGATATTTACGGCGTTCGCACGCTGGCGCTGGCGGGCGTCCCCTGCTCGCAGCCCTGCGCCCTGCACCAGTCGGACACGCCGGTCAGCGCCGCGCTGAAATCCGAGCGTCTGTGCAGCACGGCGGCGCACATCTTTGGCGACACGCTGAACACTGTCGCGGTGCTGAACGGCATTCCGCCGGAGGCGCCGAGCTGGCGGCATTCGTCGATCGCGTCGCGTTCTCGTTTCGTGCAGGCGCTGGCGCGCGACCCGGCGCTGGCCGCTCGCTTCGAGCGACGGCTGCTGTGGATCAAGCTGGCGGTGTTCATCGTCGCGACCGGGTCGAGCGCGTGGGCGGCGTGGGAACTGAAGCTCTGGGAGCTCGTGGGGATCAGGCTGTGA
- a CDS encoding 50S ribosomal protein L34, whose translation MHYPHRLSKIKRKRKYGFRTRMRTKNGRKMLSRKRRVGRSVNIDPKL comes from the coding sequence GTGCATTACCCCCATCGACTCAGCAAGATCAAGCGCAAGCGCAAGTACGGGTTCCGCACCCGGATGAGAACCAAGAACGGCCGCAAGATGCTCAGCCGCAAGCGGCGCGTCGGCCGGTCGGTGAACATCGATCCCAAGCTGTAG
- the trpF gene encoding N-(5'-phosphoribosyl)anthranilate isomerase, translating to MKAKICGITNLDDALLAADAGAAFVGMVLAASPRRAAPAVCEQIAARLPAAVQPVLVFRDAPAEQIIALAGRMPRAAIQLHGAENAEFVATLRAALGSVRVIKAVEIGEDVALDEVCARMRELMQTGVTTFLLDSPKGAAGDPAAMDAIARRLARPAGPPWFWRAGGLTPDSVEDVTAGLYSAVDVARGVEAEAGRKDAAKVRLFIERAARLEGQQRPPDDGGNS from the coding sequence ATGAAAGCGAAAATCTGCGGCATCACGAACCTTGACGACGCGCTGCTGGCCGCGGACGCTGGCGCCGCCTTCGTCGGCATGGTTCTGGCGGCCAGTCCGCGGCGGGCGGCGCCGGCCGTCTGCGAGCAGATCGCCGCCCGGCTCCCCGCGGCGGTTCAGCCGGTGCTCGTCTTCCGCGACGCTCCCGCAGAGCAGATCATCGCGCTGGCGGGCCGGATGCCGCGGGCGGCGATACAACTGCACGGCGCTGAAAACGCGGAGTTTGTGGCCACGCTGCGCGCGGCGCTCGGATCGGTTCGGGTCATCAAGGCGGTGGAAATCGGCGAGGATGTGGCCCTCGACGAGGTTTGCGCGCGGATGCGCGAACTGATGCAAACAGGTGTCACGACCTTCCTGCTCGATTCTCCCAAGGGCGCCGCCGGCGACCCGGCCGCGATGGACGCCATCGCGCGGCGACTGGCCCGGCCGGCGGGTCCGCCCTGGTTCTGGCGCGCCGGCGGCCTCACGCCTGATTCGGTTGAGGATGTAACGGCCGGCCTGTACTCGGCCGTGGACGTGGCCCGCGGCGTCGAGGCGGAAGCCGGCCGCAAGGACGCCGCCAAGGTGCGGCTCTTCATCGAGCGAGCTGCACGACTCGAAGGTCAGCAGCGCCCACCCGACGATGGCGGCAATTCCTGA